Part of the Vigna unguiculata cultivar IT97K-499-35 chromosome 3, ASM411807v1, whole genome shotgun sequence genome, GTTTTACTCAATGCGATTCGCGTGCAACACTCGCTGCAATACATTGCGCCACGTTCATACACCACTCTCCATTTCCCAAGACTCATCAAGTAAGAAGTTATTTTTCTTGGttactttctttatttcttttttctaattgGTTGAGAGTGACCAACTTGTAACTCAATGATCATTGATATTACCACATATATGTGATTCTTGATATTCAAAATGTGAACTGTGTTTTTTAATTACTGAATAAGACCGAAGGTCGCGGTGTTATGACATTGTTGGTTTTATAGCTGAGAGTTCTTTGATATTGATTCGTCATGGGGAGTCTTTGTGGAATGAGAAGAACTTGTTCACCGGATGTTGCGATGTGCCGTTGACCCAGAGAGGTGTAGAGGAAGCCATTGAAGCTGGTAAGAGGATTAGCTATATACCGGTTGATATGATTTTCACGTCTGCACTGATTAGAGCACAAATGACGGCTATGCTTGCAATGACTCAGCACCTCCAAAAGAAGGTAGTGACGCCAATTATGCCAGTAAATACTGGTATTTTGTATGcctgtaaaatatttttaaccccATCTTTGCTATATAGATTCCTATTATCATCCATAATGAGAGTGAAGAGGCAACAACCTGGACTCGAGTTTACAGCGAAAAAACCACCAAGCAATCTATTCCAGTTATTACTGCTTGGGAGTTGAATGAAAGAATGTATGCAGCTATGAATCCCTGCCTTTGTTTCCTGTTTCATAGAATATGTTCAATGAATTTTAGAAGGAGTGATAATTcttctttattctattttttcagGTACGGGGAGTTACAAGGTCTTAATAAACAGGAGACTGCAGAAAGATATGGAAAGGAGAAGGTGCATGAATGGCGTAGGAGTTTTGACATTCCTCCTCCGAAGGGCGAGAGCCTGGAGATGTGTTCACAGAGAGCTGTTgcatattttaaacattttgtaagGGTGCtgatttctttattctttaatGTCAAAGTTTAGTATTGGATTTGTATGACATTGATATTATGCTGGGAttgaaacattttaaattgCTCCGAGAGATGATTCTGAAAACAATGTGGTGTAGATTGAGCCCCAGTTAAAATCAGGAAAGCACGTTATGGTTGCTGCTCATGGAAATTCATTGAGGTCCATTATAATGTATCTTGACAGATTAACCTCCCAAGAGGTAGCATCCTTCAGTTCTTATGAATGCGTCCATCTCATTTACGTAAAATTTTCTTTGGTATCTAATAAAACAGAAATGTGATTGAACTTTACTTGTCCGTGGACAAACAGGTCACAACTTTAGAATTATCAACTGGCGTACCGTTGCTTTACATATATACAGAGGGGAAGTATATGAGTAGAGGAAGTCCTGTGGGGCCTACAGAAGCTGGTGTTTATGCGTACACTCAGGTGTGTTTCCTATGCTTCACTGGTATTTATTTACCTGATGTTATTGGTGATATGAAAATAACACTGAATGCTACTCAAATTAACGATGGATCAATGCTATGTTAGGGTTGGTAATATTTAGGAAACGTGAAATCACCATCTACTTCAATCCGTGACATGTGACTGGGTCACGTGGCTTAGTGTGTTGCAGCTTTtggatatttttctttttcctgttGGCTAATCGTCACTtctaatagataaaattttgtAGTTTTTCTAGTTGTCTATTTCCCCCTGTAGTTATTGGAACCAAGTTATGTGCTAATGCAAAACATCTGCCAATGAGCGCATAGTTTTGCCAATGACCAAACCTTTAAGATTTGGATGTTATATGATGAAATCAGAGGTTCAATCCTCCACAAGGCCTCCCATCTCCCTTTACTACCTAGGCACTTGCTTTTTTGATTGTTTGTTTATATAGAACCTTATCAAGACTCATCACAAGTGTCGAGTCACTCCATTTTATGGTTGTTTTTTGTTTGAGAAATGGAAATGATCTCCACGCACGAGTTCAAGTGAAAAATCAACACCACAACAAAACAAACAGGGATGGATCTAGAAAACATCTGTGGAGGGATAAAAGTAACAAACTTGGCATGcataattgtatatttatattaaagtgtTACGACCGCAATATTTCTTCTTAATgtaccaaaacaaaaaacaagtttacatataaaattggaaaaacgACCTTTCACTCCTCATTCCATCCATCCTTAacaagttttttaatttgtcgTTTTTGAAAGGAAGCTTGAAACTTTGCATCTTAACAGtgtgaaattataattaaataattgaattctCACACTTGGAAAAGAATAATCTTTCCCATTACCACCAATCACCTAGATTAGCTAGTGGATAGCTCTAGCTGAAGTAGAGCAGTGTTAACTGAGTTTGTGTTCCTTGGAATGCCGATGAAGTTTTATTGTTTGTGGTGATCACACTCAGCTCAACCTAGATTAGTCTAATGCCTTATGTGATGTCTCTATTGCATATCCCAAATTTTGTAAGATGCTGTAGGCAATGTCATGGTTTACATTTCTTCTTAAATTTTGCTGCTTCTGTTTACTGTCTGTGTCGTTAACTGCTTGAGATATACTTTTTTTTCGTGAACCTATCTGATATTAACCATGTTGTATGTTGTCATTTGTATCATTGTATGTACAGAGTTTAGCTGTTTACAGACAACAGTTAGATGAAATGTTACCTTGATCGTGCTTTTATGAAAGATCAAAATGGTATGCCACGATAGTCGATGacaatttataactttttatgcACAGTTAGTCTAAATATTGAATTCCCTTATAAGCTTGATTGAAAAATTGAATGTTGATCACTGAGTATACTCATGTAAATATCTGCAGGTATAATTGTTGATAATCATTCTGGTGGATGGCTTTCGGGGTTTGGCCTTTCAATAGATACAAAATTCTCTTTACATACTCTCTACACTGAAACTTATTGAAGCATTGACCAATCGATGACAGTTTCAAATCTGTGAACTGCATGGCAAAACATGCCCTGAAAATCTTCCGTATTGTAGCAATGCGAGTAGCCCCAGCATAATTTTGGttagagagagaaaatgaaaacagGATTAGTAGATGGAAATGTAACTCTAGAAATTGTTTGTCTGAATGGGAGCGAACTTATAGGTATAGCTACCATGACTTCGAACATATACAGGACATGAATTAGCGGCAAAAGaatgaaaacaatataaatgaaaatatttttttttaaaacgatTCTTCATATCCTGTTGTTTTATAGGAAGgaccaaaaatatttagaaaaaagaaaaaactcatGAAAAAGCCGTTCTAATTT contains:
- the LOC114175966 gene encoding uncharacterized protein LOC114175966, with product MMAATFKCQHTGLYGYAIDASAPRSSRNFGRFYSMRFACNTRCNTLRHVHTPLSISQDSSTESSLILIRHGESLWNEKNLFTGCCDVPLTQRGVEEAIEAGKRISYIPVDMIFTSALIRAQMTAMLAMTQHLQKKIPIIIHNESEEATTWTRVYSEKTTKQSIPVITAWELNERMYGELQGLNKQETAERYGKEKVHEWRRSFDIPPPKGESLEMCSQRAVAYFKHFIEPQLKSGKHVMVAAHGNSLRSIIMYLDRLTSQEVTTLELSTGVPLLYIYTEGKYMSRGSPVGPTEAGVYAYTQSLAVYRQQLDEMLP